In Bacillus sp. Cs-700, one genomic interval encodes:
- a CDS encoding GntR family transcriptional regulator: MSSDKLNHNKGEALYLQIKDVLIKRIQTGAWKPNTLIPTEQDLIKEFDVSRTTIRQAISILVQNGLLEKKQGRGTVVKPQNLIGNLGKLKGFAEEVLERGQTPHSKVLRAEFRDDLYHENDMLKVTDGEPILLVERIRFADEVPIALERTCWPKDIGEILIKYDLNQAMYYEVLEQHQFYLKKANERITAINATINEADALGIRPGEALLEMTRLSLGINDHPIEYTKTKYRSDQYHYNIELER; the protein is encoded by the coding sequence ATGTCATCAGATAAACTGAACCATAATAAAGGGGAAGCGCTATACCTTCAAATAAAAGATGTTTTAATCAAACGAATTCAAACTGGTGCCTGGAAACCGAATACGCTTATTCCGACTGAACAGGACTTGATTAAAGAGTTTGATGTGAGTCGAACGACGATCAGGCAGGCGATCTCAATTCTCGTTCAGAATGGCTTATTAGAGAAAAAGCAGGGACGGGGAACGGTCGTAAAACCTCAGAATTTGATCGGGAACCTCGGTAAGCTCAAAGGTTTCGCAGAAGAAGTGCTTGAGCGTGGGCAAACGCCGCATTCGAAGGTGCTGCGAGCTGAGTTTCGTGATGATCTTTATCATGAGAACGATATGCTGAAGGTGACGGATGGGGAACCCATCTTACTTGTTGAGCGGATTCGCTTCGCAGATGAGGTGCCTATTGCTCTTGAGCGCACGTGCTGGCCAAAGGATATTGGTGAGATTTTGATTAAGTATGATCTCAACCAGGCGATGTATTATGAAGTACTTGAACAGCATCAATTTTATCTTAAAAAAGCGAATGAGCGGATTACGGCGATTAACGCGACTATTAATGAAGCGGATGCGCTTGGAATTCGACCAGGGGAAGCGCTTCTGGAGATGACGCGCCTTAGTCTTGGCATTAATGATCATCCGATTGAGTATACGAAAACGAAATACCGTAGCGATCAATATCATTATAATATCGAGCTTGAGCGGTAG
- a CDS encoding APC family permease, translated as MEGEKKKLKKVLSKFDLLFLALGAMLGWGWVVLSGTWLTSAGSYGAVVAFAIGGFLVICVGLNYAELASAMPRVGGEHEYVHRALGENASFVASWAITLGYVSVATFEAVALPTVIDYLLPDYQAGYLWTIAGWDVHLNWVLIGSAGAVIITLINYIGLKQAAVLQTVFTLVIVAAGLLLIFGAGVNGEPAHLTPHFIGGMGGIMTVLVMVPFLFVGFDVIPQVAEEANLPHDQIGKFLVVSVIGAIIFYIAIAIGVSLGLSQEQLGSTELATADAMGNLFGSALFAKLLILGGVAGIITSWNSFVIGGSRVLYAMAESGMLPAWFGRLHPKFHTPSNAILFIGILSMLAPLLGRSALVWIVDAGGLGIVVAYFLVAWSFIKLRKTEPEMKRPFRAAKSPIYGYLALIMSFGFIALYLPGMPAALIWPYEWIMIAVWFIIGLYFFMRMRKGVYKDSGVGM; from the coding sequence ATGGAGGGGGAAAAGAAGAAACTCAAGAAGGTACTGTCGAAATTCGACCTCCTTTTTCTAGCATTAGGCGCTATGCTCGGTTGGGGTTGGGTAGTCCTGTCCGGAACGTGGTTAACTTCTGCTGGATCTTACGGAGCGGTTGTTGCTTTTGCGATCGGTGGGTTTCTTGTTATCTGTGTTGGACTAAATTATGCTGAACTAGCCTCGGCGATGCCACGAGTAGGAGGGGAGCATGAGTACGTCCATCGCGCTCTTGGTGAAAATGCATCATTTGTGGCGTCCTGGGCGATTACGCTGGGATATGTTTCGGTGGCAACATTCGAAGCTGTAGCTTTGCCTACAGTGATAGATTATTTATTACCAGACTATCAAGCTGGTTATCTATGGACGATCGCTGGCTGGGATGTCCATCTAAATTGGGTATTGATTGGTTCTGCCGGAGCGGTCATTATCACGCTCATTAATTATATTGGGCTTAAGCAAGCGGCAGTGTTACAGACCGTTTTCACTCTAGTTATTGTGGCAGCTGGATTGCTATTGATTTTTGGAGCGGGTGTAAATGGAGAACCTGCTCATTTAACACCACATTTCATAGGTGGAATGGGCGGCATCATGACAGTTCTTGTGATGGTTCCATTTTTGTTTGTGGGCTTTGACGTCATTCCACAGGTTGCTGAAGAGGCAAATCTTCCACATGATCAAATCGGGAAATTTCTTGTAGTTTCTGTTATTGGGGCGATTATCTTCTACATAGCGATTGCTATTGGTGTGTCACTCGGTTTGAGTCAGGAACAATTGGGTTCAACGGAGCTGGCGACCGCTGATGCAATGGGTAATTTATTTGGGTCCGCTTTATTCGCAAAACTATTAATTCTTGGAGGGGTTGCTGGGATTATTACAAGCTGGAATTCTTTTGTGATTGGCGGCAGTCGTGTACTTTACGCTATGGCCGAATCTGGTATGCTACCCGCATGGTTTGGACGACTGCATCCTAAATTTCACACACCTTCAAATGCGATCCTGTTTATTGGAATTCTATCGATGTTAGCTCCACTTCTTGGAAGATCAGCTCTTGTGTGGATCGTTGATGCCGGGGGGCTTGGAATTGTGGTAGCTTACTTTTTGGTAGCCTGGTCATTTATTAAGCTTAGAAAAACAGAGCCAGAGATGAAGCGACCGTTCCGAGCGGCGAAATCGCCTATTTATGGTTATCTAGCACTTATTATGAGCTTCGGATTTATCGCACTCTACTTACCGGGAATGCCTGCCGCATTGATCTGGCCTTATGAATGGATCATGATCGCTGTTTGGTTCATTATCGGATTGTACTTCTTTATGAGAATGAGGAAAGGCGTCTATAAGGATAGTGGTGTTGGGATGTAA
- the gabT gene encoding 4-aminobutyrate--2-oxoglutarate transaminase, producing the protein MTKNASIQTSLPGPVASQLLERRENIVPNAVSCGIPTFAKEASGARVTDVDGNTFIDFAGAIGTINVGHCHPRVKEALHDQVDKYIHTGFNVMMYEPYIELAEKLAALAPGEQQKKVLLQNSGAEAVENAVKIARKFTGRQAIVTFQNAFHGRTLMTMSMTSKVKPYKYGFGPFAPEVYKAPFPYAYRKPEQMSEDEYTDFMIQQFNDFLLKEVAPETIAAVVMEPVQGEGGFIVPDKSFVQAVKSICEQHGILFVADEIQTGFARTGRYFASEHFGVVPDLITVSKSLGAGTPISGVIGRREVMDAADQGELGGTYSGSPLGCRAALAVLDVIEEEGLNQRALQIGEKIRERFTYLAKEFSFIGDVRGLGAMNAIEIVGEGKVPDKDLTKKILAEAQQKGLLLLGAGVYGNVIRFLMPLVITDDELEEGLFIIEEAMRKVSANLLHKGVL; encoded by the coding sequence ATGACAAAGAATGCTTCGATTCAAACAAGTTTACCGGGACCTGTTGCTAGTCAACTGTTAGAACGACGAGAGAATATTGTACCTAACGCTGTAAGCTGTGGCATTCCGACTTTTGCTAAGGAAGCATCTGGAGCAAGGGTAACAGATGTTGATGGAAATACGTTCATTGATTTTGCTGGTGCGATCGGTACGATCAACGTTGGTCATTGCCATCCACGAGTGAAGGAAGCTTTGCATGATCAAGTCGATAAATACATTCACACAGGGTTTAATGTGATGATGTATGAGCCTTATATAGAGTTAGCTGAAAAGCTTGCAGCGTTAGCACCTGGCGAGCAGCAGAAGAAAGTTCTCCTTCAAAATAGCGGAGCTGAAGCAGTAGAAAATGCGGTGAAAATTGCAAGGAAATTTACCGGGCGTCAGGCGATTGTTACCTTTCAAAATGCGTTTCACGGTCGTACATTGATGACGATGTCGATGACAAGTAAAGTGAAGCCGTATAAATATGGATTTGGTCCGTTTGCACCTGAAGTGTACAAGGCACCTTTTCCGTATGCTTATCGGAAGCCGGAACAAATGAGTGAAGACGAGTATACGGACTTCATGATCCAGCAGTTTAACGATTTTCTGCTAAAAGAAGTAGCCCCTGAAACAATTGCAGCCGTTGTAATGGAACCTGTTCAAGGCGAAGGCGGGTTTATTGTGCCGGATAAATCGTTTGTTCAGGCTGTGAAATCAATTTGCGAACAGCATGGCATTTTGTTCGTCGCAGATGAAATACAAACAGGATTTGCACGTACGGGGCGTTATTTTGCATCCGAGCACTTTGGTGTTGTGCCAGATCTTATAACAGTTTCAAAGTCGTTAGGTGCTGGAACACCGATTAGTGGTGTGATAGGTAGAAGAGAAGTAATGGATGCGGCTGATCAAGGAGAACTTGGTGGAACGTATAGTGGAAGTCCACTAGGTTGTCGTGCGGCACTTGCTGTTCTGGACGTGATTGAAGAGGAAGGTCTTAATCAGCGTGCGCTTCAAATAGGTGAGAAAATAAGAGAACGATTTACTTATCTTGCGAAGGAGTTTTCTTTTATTGGAGACGTTCGTGGTTTAGGGGCTATGAATGCGATTGAGATTGTGGGTGAAGGAAAAGTACCAGACAAGGATTTAACGAAAAAGATTTTAGCAGAAGCCCAGCAGAAAGGACTCCTTTTACTTGGTGCCGGCGTCTATGGAAACGTCATCCGATTTTTAATGCCTCTTGTGATTACAGATGATGAATTAGAAGAAGGACTGTTCATCATCGAAGAAGCCATGCGGAAAGTTTCAGCAAATCTATTGCATAAAGGAGTTTTGTAA
- a CDS encoding chromate transporter, with product MIYWDIFVAFFIPGIVGYGGGPASIPLVENEVVGRFGWMSVNEFSEMLAMANALPGPIATKMAGYIGFQQGGVLGAFVGVFATVAPSLVLMIVLLSLLNRFKNSPKVKKMTALIRPTIAILLGVMAFQFFASSYEGAGLVQTIFLIVASFVLMEKMKVHPAFVIVGALAYGAVFLG from the coding sequence ATGATTTATTGGGATATTTTTGTGGCTTTTTTCATACCAGGTATCGTCGGTTATGGCGGTGGACCTGCATCCATTCCACTTGTCGAAAATGAAGTGGTCGGTCGGTTCGGTTGGATGAGCGTAAATGAATTTAGTGAAATGCTTGCGATGGCGAATGCGCTACCTGGGCCGATTGCGACAAAGATGGCCGGATATATTGGATTTCAGCAGGGGGGCGTTCTTGGCGCATTTGTTGGTGTATTTGCGACAGTGGCGCCATCGCTCGTACTGATGATCGTGTTGCTGAGTCTTTTGAATCGATTTAAGAACTCGCCGAAAGTGAAGAAAATGACGGCTCTTATTCGCCCAACGATTGCGATCTTACTTGGTGTGATGGCGTTTCAGTTCTTTGCAAGTTCGTATGAAGGAGCTGGGCTAGTTCAAACAATCTTTCTGATTGTGGCTAGTTTTGTTCTGATGGAAAAGATGAAAGTGCATCCTGCATTTGTGATTGTCGGGGCACTGGCGTATGGCGCGGTGTTTCTGGGGTAG
- a CDS encoding GntR family transcriptional regulator: MTAKKRNEELAYEKVKRAIMLRRILPGQRVTEEWVSEEIKMSRTPIRAAFKKLGNEGLLEIVPHRGAFVYSPSDKEIADVFHLRVVLESYAARLAVPIVTRENILEMEELLAEEKQAYEEKDFEEFMRVNALIHSYPARLSENKFLLQQVETLNQWSDCYLILKDEFYSVPIEEVKSIPEHHRMVNAFRNGDLDKVPEAIEAHLLSTLNDLSGKRSVFN, encoded by the coding sequence ATGACAGCTAAAAAACGGAATGAAGAGTTAGCTTATGAAAAGGTGAAGCGTGCAATTATGCTGCGAAGGATTTTACCAGGACAACGAGTGACGGAGGAATGGGTGAGTGAAGAGATAAAGATGAGCCGCACGCCAATTCGCGCAGCTTTTAAGAAATTGGGGAATGAAGGGTTATTAGAAATTGTGCCTCATCGTGGTGCCTTTGTTTATAGTCCCTCGGATAAGGAGATCGCTGATGTGTTTCACTTGCGCGTTGTGCTTGAGAGTTATGCTGCTCGACTAGCGGTTCCTATTGTTACCCGAGAGAACATTCTTGAAATGGAAGAGCTGTTAGCGGAAGAGAAGCAGGCATATGAGGAAAAGGATTTTGAAGAATTCATGAGAGTGAATGCTCTTATTCACTCTTATCCCGCACGATTGTCGGAAAATAAATTTTTACTGCAACAAGTAGAAACGCTTAATCAATGGTCGGATTGCTATCTGATTTTGAAGGATGAATTTTATTCCGTTCCGATTGAAGAGGTGAAGTCGATTCCCGAGCATCACCGTATGGTAAATGCTTTTCGTAATGGCGATCTGGACAAAGTGCCGGAGGCCATTGAAGCTCATCTTCTTTCTACATTGAACGATTTATCTGGGAAACGATCAGTTTTCAACTAA